The following nucleotide sequence is from Chromobacterium rhizoryzae.
CCCGGACCTGTCGGTGCATTACAACCGCGTCGTCGTCAACTTCAGCACCCACGACGCCGGCGGCCTGACCCTGAACGACTTCATCTGCGCCGCCAAGACCGAAGCGCTGCTGGCCCGCCCATGACAGGTCAGACCGGACAAATCATCCGCAGCCACGGCCGCCGCTTCATCGTTGAATCCGACGGCCAGGTTTACGATTGCACCACCCGCGGCAAACGCGTCGATTTCGCCTGTGGCGACTGGGTGGACATCCTGGTGCAGAACAAGGAACAGGCCGTCATCGAGCGCTCACAAGAGCGACGCAGCCTGCTCTACCGCCAGGACGACTGGAAAACCAAGGTCATCGCCGCCAATGTGACCCGCATCCTGTTCGTGATCGCCGCCGTGCCCAGCCCCAACGAAGAACTGCTGGGCCGCTGCCTGATCGCCGCGGAAGCCGGCGACATCGATCCCGTCATCGTGGTCAACAAGGCCGACCTGCCGGAAACCGAGGGCTTGCTGCGCAAGTTGGAGCTGTACCGCCAACTGGGCTACCAAGTGGTCACCCTGTCCGCCAAGCAGGACGTCGCGCCGCTGCTGCCCTTGCTGCAAGGCCAGACCAGCGTCTTCGTCGGCCAGTCCGGCATGGGCAAGTCCACGCTGACCAATGCGCTGCTGCCGGACGCCAACGCCCGCATCGGCGACATTTCCACCGCGCTGGACTCCGGCCGCCACACCACGACTCACGCCACGCTTTACCATCTGAACGCGGACAGTCATCTGATCGATTCCCCCGGCCTGCAGGAGTTTGGCCTCAAGCATTTGAAGGCCGCCGAACTAACCCGCTACTTCCCGGAAATACGCCCGTTGATTGGTCAATGCCGCTTCCACAATTGTTCGCACCGCGTGGAACCGAACTGTGCCATCATGACCGCATGTGAATCGGGCGCCATCGCCAAGTCCCGGCTCTCTTTGCTGCAACGTCTAACGGATGAACTTTCACCGTCCAAGCCGTGACGAAGGGTGTGCGTACTTTCCATTCACATACGCGGGTAATTCACTTAT
It contains:
- the rsgA gene encoding ribosome small subunit-dependent GTPase A, giving the protein MTGQTGQIIRSHGRRFIVESDGQVYDCTTRGKRVDFACGDWVDILVQNKEQAVIERSQERRSLLYRQDDWKTKVIAANVTRILFVIAAVPSPNEELLGRCLIAAEAGDIDPVIVVNKADLPETEGLLRKLELYRQLGYQVVTLSAKQDVAPLLPLLQGQTSVFVGQSGMGKSTLTNALLPDANARIGDISTALDSGRHTTTHATLYHLNADSHLIDSPGLQEFGLKHLKAAELTRYFPEIRPLIGQCRFHNCSHRVEPNCAIMTACESGAIAKSRLSLLQRLTDELSPSKP